In the genome of Quercus robur chromosome 3, dhQueRobu3.1, whole genome shotgun sequence, one region contains:
- the LOC126718408 gene encoding inorganic phosphate transporter 2-1, chloroplastic: MTPSYCLSSTRNTTTSGAAAFFLHNSHLYLPKHRSLLVPNETQLPRRETLFLKPQALSPKSCFPTLRLKNSKFIHPFASISSFAEAEGEEEQKEEIKVNDHRHEVAKSTKEDEDDLPGMAQAFHISSSTASAIAICIAFMALSLPLFMKSLGQGLSLKIKLLSYVTLLSGFYMAWNIGANDVANAMGTSVGSGALTLRQAVMTAAVLEFSGALLMGTHVTSTMQKGILVATMFQGKDTLLFAGLLSSLAAAGTWLQVASYYGWPVSTTHCIVGSMVGFGLVYGGVGAVFWSSLARVISSWVISPIMGALVSFLVYKCIRRFVYSAPNPGQAAAAAAPVAVFAGVTGISFAAFPLSKSLPLATTQALAFGTAGAVLVNRIIRKQLGHLLLQPTTSLAEPKEGTVPSKNIGFLSDIAGPKGTQLEIVYGVFGYMQILSACFMSFAHGGNDVSNAIGPLAAALSILQGGASGTEIVIPLDVLAWGGFGIVAGLAIWGYRVIATIGKKITELTPTRGFAAEFAAASVVLFASKLGLPISATHTLVGAVMGVGFARGLNSVRAETVREIVVSWAVTIPVGAILSVLYTWILTKLLSYIL; this comes from the exons ATGACTCCCTCTTATTGCTTATCTTCAACCAGAAACACTACTACATCTGGAGCAGCAGCATTCTTTCTGCATAATTCTCATCTCTACCTTCCCAAACATCGGTCTCTCTTGGTTCCCAATGAAACCCAACTCCCCAGGAGGGAGACTTTATTTCTCAAGCCTCAAGCACTATCACCCAAGTCTTGCTTTCCCACCTTGaggctaaaaaattctaaattcatACACCCTTTTGCAAGCATATCGTCTTTTGCTGAAgctgaaggagaagaagaacaaaaagaagaaatcaaaGTTAATGATCATCGTCATGAAGTTGCGAAAAGTACAAAGGAAGATGAGGATGACTTGCCTGGAATGGCTCAGGCCTTTCATATATCTTCAAGCACTGCTTCTGCTATAGCTATATGCATAGCATTTATGGCTCTAAGTCTTCCACTGTTCATGAAATCTTTGGGGCAGGGTTTGTCCCTGAAGATCAAGCTGTTATCTTATGTAACTCTGCTATCTGGGTTTTACATGGCTTGGAACATTGGAGCCAATGATGTGGCCAATGCTATGGGGACCTCGGTGGGTTCAGGGGCATTGACACTTCGGCAGGCTGTGATGACAGCTGCGGTGTTGGAGTTCTCTGGGGCATTGTTGATGGGCACACATGTGACAAGTACAATGCAGAAAGGTATTCTTGTTGCTACTATGTTTCAAGGAAAGGATACTCTACTTTTCGCTGGCTTGCTGTCTTCTTTGGCTGCTGCTGGTACTTGGTTACAG GTTGCATCATATTACGGATGGCCGGTCTCTACCACACATTGTATAGTAGGATCAATGGTCGGATTTGGACTCGTATATGGAGGAGTTGGTGCCGTTTTCTGGAGTTCACTGGCAAGGGTGATTTCTTCATGGGTGATCTCACCGATAATGGGAGCACTGGTGTCATTTCTTGTCTACAAATGCATCCGTAGG tttgTGTACAGTGCTCCAAATCCAGGACAAGCTGCAGCTGCAGCTGCACCAGTTGCTGTGTTTGCTGGTGTAACTGGAATCTCTTTTGCAGCCTTCCCTCTTAGCAAGAGCTTGCCTTTGGCAACGACTCAGGCTTTAGCCTTCGGAACTGCTGGGGCGGTCCTTGTAAACAGGATTATCCGAAAACAGCTAGGCCATCTCCTTCTTCAGCCAACTACATCACTAGCAGAGCCAAAAGAGGGAACCGTCCCCAGCAAAAATATAGGGTTTCTCTCTGATATTGCAGGTCCGAAGGGTACCCAGCTAGAGATAGTATATGGGGTCTTTGGGTACATGCAGATACTATCAGCCTGCTTCATGTCATTTGCCCATGGAGGAAATGATGTCTCCAATGCAATAGGTCCTCTGGCTGCTGCATTATCCATACTTCAAGGAGGTGCCAGTGGAACTGAGATTGTTATTCCACTTGATGTTCTTGCATGGGGAGGATTTGGTATTGTTGCAGGGCTTGCAATATGGGGGTATAGAGTGATTGCAACAATTGGGAAGAAAATAACAGAACTCACACCAACTAGGGGATTTGCAGCGGAGTTTGCTGCAGCCTCTGTGGTTCTATTTGCATCAAAGCTGGGACTACCCATCTCAGCAACCCATACTCTAGTGGGTGCAGTCATGGGGGTGGGGTTTGCAAGAGGACTTAACAGTGTTAGAGCGGAAACAGTGAGGGAGATTGTGGTTTCTTGGGCTGTGACAATTCCAGTTGGTGCTATTCTTTCTGTTCTCTATACATGGATCTTGACCAAGCTTTTGTCTTATATTTTGTGA
- the LOC126719796 gene encoding uncharacterized protein LOC126719796, whose product MDAYQQSQMYMNMRPPQPPLPPSTSDPHHQLHHHQQFQPQRPQAPWFPNQFQYHHPSQSPSPPPQWPPPPPPPPHSDHLPPPPSYPPPPPNPYPTHPPVHHNQFPPPPPPPPRPQLPPPPPLPPHSQVPQSYPQANQEWGTSNWGQQQSYNYPVHGNEEDWAARARAWADAKTAMENQHSQSQYTPAGRIEDQSHYYDQYPQSVDSHYSDIQNQSHPASSYQQFPVSGVPLLWPSVLHTQENAFSSEPFSHVPDAHLPYSVRDGTLAGDSSAMFHQQGNMPASSSVHQQEVPSSYSSITGKEDTADQNQQSYKLLPPPNSSAQEGQHHVHPLPASFMYGNQSADSTVNPADQPLDFVPRFNHDYDSHMQSSYANHDSVGPVRGVDPVAAGQLNNWTPPVTPGLVYPSISPDIASGAQHDPSIAMHSSIPAHAAPPFGRFPGPGQPTIPSGGAPFALSAGTALHPTTAFSADAYGISTIPERPKKPSVPNWIKEEIKKAVITTSVDHLKEETQSNEDEGIDKSFGKADQADSKSVDSSRSTEEDDDDEDYVEAARTAAINQEIKRVLTEVLLKVTDELFDEIATKVLSEDDLTADVDQNTVTSNHKVSPSSHPAVAVPKPSAKVLIPTLAKDSDTRSVSEKSSTSSPGNILGLANYASDDDDGDDEIKSSSVPNSNPVLQQSSIEKLSEDAHGAAENGISKVELKEDNRSQKTKESNNGDTVNEMNNNRVDRDMGHSYSSKVVSEDTDDGINVSGKMLDGTNSSRSKNTAGVMESEHPEEYVNVKRASTDDPHHSEMRRKLDKSDRHESKKSSGKDGGKIRSDENGDERRRQDERHSRREKEDDGSKERKKDQSSKPREKTKDSESRKRSDRLEVKDDRKETERLHRASAKEDTKRKQERRKDEEEDRSRHKNASDSSRHKRRRSSSISSKGRNSKDNSVSHANDSSDDTSDNSKRKLQSRKRHLSPSPVRSRRRQVSRSPHSKHSQRRHSPYSSLDTTRGRRSRSRSPVRRQVFQVGLCSVWLSGFVLIALSLYVTQRLPSLNDRIKVSKLNLGDLGKPRITIFSAPSPFNGSVGARQSLAIRSWLALSPQISVLLFSQHPSVVSFAGDFGSRVLVEPNIDFTFLGTPFFHSMIARSWSFTSDIFVLIDPETILLNDFISTLNYAYELDRDWLLVASSRNISHFPFYLDEAGKRWRRGDGKWMRTQELQEILCQSWQWNHCKGRMLMAWNSGDLPLHTGVLPPFLYGKGIHNNWLINEAMSSDFRFVFDSSWTISSFHLYDPEPWSSGVVGNSKVSGIEMRSWEYVGNSHIGALYGSLLYHEANYSSLVKLLKCDRKYIFFNPTENFVYPYGYQSSFRLWKERILHPWRKRRIMACIDGINSLEKIPDCSLKDHMKLSTPLEFAFSLESLLPFIADKNKTIVLAVAGYSYKDMLMSWVCRLRRLLITNFMICALDQETYQFSVLQGLPVFKDPLAPSNISFNDCHFGTKCFQRVTKVKSRMVLTILKLGYNVLLSDVDVYWFENPLPLLYTFGPAFLVAQSDEYKTTGPINLPRRLNSGFYFARCDDSTIAAMERVVKHAATSGLSEQPSFYDTLCGEGGSYRVGDNRCVEPETNLTVYFLDRDLFPNGAYLDLWRKKNVKAACVKKGCLVLHNNWIRGRLKKLERQVLSGLWDYESGTRMCLQSWHNFKLTN is encoded by the exons ATGGACGCGTACCAACAGTCTCAGATGTACATGAATATGAGGCCGCCACAGCCACCACTTCCGCCATCCACGTCGGATCCCCACCAccaactccaccaccaccaacaattcCAGCCGCAAAGGCCACAAGCCCCGTGGTTCCCTAACCAATTCCAGTACCACCACCCTTCCCAGTCCCCGTCGCCTCCGCCACAGTGGccaccacctcctcctcctcctcctcactCCGACCACctccctcctcctccttcttatcctccacctccacctaACCCTTATCCTACGCACCCCCCCGTCCACCACAACCAGttccctcctcctcctcctcctcctcctcgtccacagcttcctcctcctcctcctctgcCACCTCATTCCCAGGTCCCTCAGTCTTATCCTCAGGCCAATCAG GAATGGGGCACTTCAAATTGGGGTCAACAACAAAGTTATAATTATCCTG TCCATGGCAATGAAGAAGATTGGGCTGCTAGGGCTAGAGCGTGGGCAGATGCTAAAACTGCAATGGAGAATCAGCATTCACAGTCTCAATATACACCAGCTGGCAGGATAGAAGACCAAAGTCATTATTATGATCAGTATCCACAATCTGTTGATTCTCATTATTCGGATATTCAAAATCAATCTCATCCTGCATCAAGCTATCAACAGTTTCCAGTATCAGGTGTGCCTCTACTCTGGCCATCAGTACTTCATACCCAGGAGAATGCATTCAGTTCTGAACCATTTTCTCATGTTCCAGATGCACATCTGCCTTACAGTGTTAGAGACGGGACTTTGGCTGGAGATTCAAGTGCTATGTTTCACCAACAAGGAAATATGCCCGCAAGTTCATCTGTTCATCAGCAGGAGGTACCTTCTAGTTATTCTTCTATTACAG GTAAAGAAGATACTGCAGATCAAAATCAGCAGTCATACAAACTGTTGCCTCCTCCAAATTCCTCAGCTCAGGAGGGACAGCACCATGTGCATCCACTGCCTGCCTCCTTCATGTATGGCAATCAGTCAGCTGATTCCACAGTTAATCCTGCTGATCAGCCTTTGGATTTTGTGCCTAGATTTAACCATGATTATGATTCACACATGCAATCTAGTTATGCTAATCATGATTCAGTTGGACCTGTAAGAGGTGTTGACCCTGTTGCAGCAGGGCAATTAAATAATTGGACTCCTCCTGTTACACCTGGTTTGGTTTATCCTTCAATTTCTCCAGATATTGCATCAGGGGCACAG CATGATCCTTCCATAGCCATGCATTCCTCCATTCCTGCACATGCTGCACCACCATTTGGAAGATTCCCTGGACCAGGTCAGCCTACAATTCCATCTGGTGGTGCACCCTTTGCCCTAAGTGCTGGAACTGCACTTCATCCTACAACAGCCTTCTCTGCTGATGCATATGGAATTTCAACTATTCCTGAACGCCCTAAAAAG CCGTCAGTGCCTAATTggattaaagaagaaataaagaaagcaGTCATTACAACTTCTGTAGATCATCTTAAGGAGGAAACACAATCCAATGAGGATGAAGGCATTGATAAATCTTTTGGGAAGGCTGATCAGGCAGATAGTAAAAGCGTTGATTCTTCTAGGTCAactgaagaagatgatgatgatgag GATTACGTGGAAGCAGCAAGAACTGCAGCAATTAACCAGGAAATAAAACGTGTTCTAACTGAAGTTCTTTTAAAG GTTACTGATGAGCTGTTTGATGAAATTGCAACTAAAGTTCTTAGTGAAGATGATCTAACAGCTGATG TTGACCAGAACACTGTCACTTCCAATCATAAGGTATCACCATCATCTCACCCAGCAGTCGCAGTTCCTAAGCCATCTGCAAAAGTTCTAATTCCCACCCTAGCAAAGGATTCTGACACTAGAAGTGTCAGTGAAAAATCTAGTACCAGTTCCCCAGGAAATATTTTAGGTCTTGCAAATTAtgcttctgatgatgatgatggagatgatGAAATCAAGAGCTCCAGTGTACCAAATTCTAATCCTGTTCTTCAGCAGTCAAGCATTGAAAAGCTTTCAGAAGATGCACATGGTGCTGCTGAGAATGGAATTTCCAAGGTAGAACTGAAAGAGGACAATAGAAGTCAGAAAACAAAGGAGAGCAACAATGGTGATACTGTTAATGAGATGAATAATAATAGGGTGGATAGAGATATGGGACACTCATATTCTTCCAAAGTGGTTTCTGAAGATACTGATGACGGAATTAATGTTAGTGGAAAAATGCTAGATGGAACCAATTCCTCTAGATCGAAGAACACTGCAGGAGTAATGGAATCTGAACATCCTGAAGAGTATGTCAATGTTAAGAGAGCATCAACAGATGATCCCCACCACAGTGAAATGAGAAGGAAGTTAGATAAAAGTGATCGACACGAGAGTAAAAAGAGTTCTGGGAAAGATGGTGGTAAGATAAGGTCAGATGAGAATGGAGATGAACGCAGGAGACAAGATGAAAGGcattcaagaagggaaaaagaagatgatgggtcaaaggagagaaagaaagatcaAAGTTCTAAGCCTAGGGAAAAAACAAAGGATTCTGAGTCAAGAAAAAGGTCTGACCGTCTTGAGGTCAAGGATGAcagaaaagaaacagagaggCTTCATAGAGCTAGTGCTAAAGAAGATaccaaaagaaaacaagaacgCAGAAAGGATGAGGAGGAAGATAGATCAAGACATAAAAATGCAAGCGATTCAAGCAGGCACAAAAGAAGGCGTTCTTCTTCCATCAGCAGTAAGGGTAGAAACAGTAAAGACAACTCAGTTAGTCATGCCAATGATTCAAGTGATGACACCTCAGACAATTCTAAAAG GAAGCTGCAATCGAGAAAACGTCACTTATCACCATCACCTGTCAGGTCTAGGAGAAG ACAAGTTTCGCGGTCCCCACATAGCAAGCATTCTCAGCGCAGGCATTCTCCCTACTCTTCTCTTGATACCACCAG GGGAAGAAGGTCAAGATCCAGATCTCCTGTTCGACG ACAG GTATTCCAAGTTGGACTATGCTCAGTTTGGCTatctgggtttgtgttgatTGCTCTCTCCCTCTATGTTACTCAGAGGTTACCTTCTCTCAATGATCGGATCAAAGTGTCAAAACTCAATCTTGGTGATCTGGGAAAACCCAGAATTACCATTTTCTCAGCTCCTAGCCCATTTAATGGCTCTGTTGGGGCTAGGCAGAGTCTAGCTATTCGGTCATGGCTTGCTCTGTCCCCACAAATTTCTGTTCTTCTCTTCAGCCAACACCCTTCTGTTGTTTCCTTCGCTGGTGATTTCGGTTCACGGGTTTTGGTTGAACCCAACATTGATTTCAC GTTTCTTGGTACTCCATTCTTCCattccatgatagcaagatcGTGGTCATTCACATCAgatatttttgttctcatcgATCCTGAGACCATTCTTCTCAATGACTTCATTTCCACTCTTAACTATGCTTATGAACTTGACCGTGATTGGCTCCTTGTTGCTTCTTCACGAAATATTTCCCACTTCCCATTCTACTTGGATGAGGCTGGGAAACGTTGGCGAAGAGGGGATGGCAAGTGGATGAGAACCCAGGAG TTGCAGGAGATACTATGTCAAAGTTGGCAGTGGAATCATTGTAAAGGGAGAATGCTTATGGCATGGAACAGCGGGGATTTGCCCTTACATACTGGCGTTCTTCCTCCTTTCTTGTATGGGAAAGGGATTCACAACAATTGGCTTATTAATGAGGCCATGTCATCTGATTTCAGGTTTGTGTTTGACTCCAGTTGGACCATCTCAAGTTTCCACCTATATGATCCAGAGCCTTGGTCTAGTGGAGTAGTCGGAAATTCCAAAGTTTCAGGTATTGAGATGAGAAGCTGGGAGTATGTTGGAAATTCCCATATTGGGGCACTGTATGGATCCTTGTTGTATCATGAAGCTAATTATTCTAGCCTTGTAAAACTATTGAAGTGTGacagaaaatatattttcttcaacCCAACGGAAAACTTTGTTTATCCATATGGATACCAGAGTTCATTCAGATTATGGAAGGAAAGGATCTTGCATCCCTGGAGGAAAAGGAGGATCATGGCTTGTATTGATGGTATTAATTCACTGGAAAAAATACCGGATTGCTCTCTGAAGGATCATATGAAGCTCTCAACACCATTAGAATTTGCATTCTCCTTGGAGTCACTCCTTCCTTTTATTGCAGACAAGAACAAGACAATTGTTCTTGCAGTTGCTGGATATAGTTACAAGGACATGTTAATGAGTTGGGTGTGCAGGTTACGCCGCCTCCTGATTACAAATTTTATGATTTGTGCTCTTGACCAGGAAACCTATCAGTTCTCTGTCTTGCAG GgcctgccagttttcaaggaTCCGTTGGCTCCAAGTAACATCAGCTTCAATGATTGCCACTTCGGAACAAAATGCTTTCAAAGGGTGACCAAAGTGAAGTCCAGAATGGTTTTGACGATACTGAAGCTTGGTTACAATGTACTGCTTAGTGATGTGGATGTATATTGGTTTGAAAATCCATTGCCATTGCTTTACACTTTTGGCCCTGCTTTTCTTGTGGCACAGTCAGATGAATACAAAACAACAG GACCAATAAACTTACCTAGGCGCTTAAACTCTGGTTTCTACTTTGCTCGTTGTGATGATTCAACAATTGCTGCTATGGAGAGGGTGGTGAAGCATGCAGCAACTTCTGGCCTCTCTGAGCAGCCAAGCTTCTATGACACGTTATGCGGGGAAGGTGGATCCTATCGTGTGGGTGACAATAGATGTGTGGAACCTGAAACAAATCTGACTGTTTATTTTTTGGACAGAGACCTCTTCCCCAATGGTGCTTACCTAGATCTGTGGaggaagaaaaatgttaaagctGCCTGTGTGAAGAAGGGTTGTCTTGTTCTCCACAACAATTGGATTAGGGGGAGACTGAAGAAGCTGGAACGCCAGGTATTGTCAGGCTTATGGGATTATGAGTCTGGTACAAGGATGTGCTTGCAAAGTTGGCACAATTTCAAATTGACAAACTAA
- the LOC126719797 gene encoding uncharacterized protein LOC126719797, which produces MEAESSEHLFWQCDKAREIWTTSRIPIDSSGVHFNEFVDLLWHLKFVQHFGDEILELVITIVWSIWFNQNQVWQGKADQSANMIIHKARSMIEEFQVANFQPSGSSMKEVELWINPKPPWVVAALSKKLHYSLGPLEAEAKAMEEAVEFAWDVGIQDAHFESDSLVLSNAIQGL; this is translated from the exons ATGGAAGCAGAAAGCAGTGAGCACCTATTTTGGCAATGTGACAAAGCTCGAGAAATATGGACAACCTCTAGAATTCCGATTGACTCAAGTGGGGTACATTTCAATGAATTCGTTGATCTCTTATGGCATTTAAAGTTTGTGCAGCATTTTGGTGATGAAATCCTAGAATTAGTCATCACTATTGTTTGGAGCATTTGGTTCAATCAGAATCAAGTTTGGCAAGGGAAAGCTGATCAATCGGCTAATATGATTATTCACAAAGCCAGATCAATGATTGAGGAATTTCAGGTGGCAAACTTTCAGCCTTCAGGATCATCTATGAAAGAAGTGGAACTGTGGATCAACCCAAAACCTCCATG GGTGgtggctgcattaagcaagaaGCTTCATTACTCTTTGGGGCCTTTAGAAGCTGAAGCGAAAGCAATGGAGGAAGCTGTGGAGTTTGCCTGGGATGTTGGTATTCAGGATGCGCACTTTGAGAGCGACTCACTTGTACTCTCTAATGCTATTCAAGGCCTGTGA